The Achromobacter pestifer genome includes a region encoding these proteins:
- the ampC gene encoding class C beta-lactamase, with amino-acid sequence MLRTGLFALMAGGCALAQAGQAETDRAIDEAAQAVMREHGIAGLSIAVTRNGAQRFYNYGVASRETGKPAGSDTLYEIGSISKTYTATLAAYAQARGRLVLADSPAKTLPELAGSDFAKLSLINLGTHTTGGFPLQVPDGIKNQAQLMAYLKAWKPEHAAGTYRTYANPSIGMLGVVAAKSLNRPFKAAMERDLFPKLGLTSTYIDVPAARMADYAQGYNKQDAPVRVNPGVLADEAYGVKTSARDLIRFVDANMGLNLADAELRDAIAQTHVGYYQLGDMTQDLAWEQLRYPATLDALLTANAGNYNSQSQPVAALNPPLPPQEAVWINKTGSTNGFGGYVAFVPSKRLGIVILANRNYPNEARVRLAYRILDEWDK; translated from the coding sequence ATGCTGCGCACGGGGTTGTTTGCACTGATGGCTGGGGGCTGCGCCCTGGCGCAAGCCGGTCAGGCCGAGACCGACCGCGCGATCGACGAAGCGGCGCAGGCCGTCATGCGCGAACACGGCATCGCGGGCCTGTCGATCGCCGTCACCCGCAACGGCGCGCAGCGCTTCTACAACTACGGCGTGGCGTCCAGGGAAACGGGCAAGCCGGCCGGCAGCGACACGCTCTACGAGATCGGATCCATCAGCAAGACTTACACCGCGACCCTGGCGGCCTACGCGCAGGCGCGCGGCCGCCTGGTCCTGGCCGACAGCCCGGCCAAGACCCTGCCGGAGCTCGCCGGCAGCGACTTTGCCAAACTGAGCCTGATCAACCTGGGCACGCACACGACCGGCGGCTTTCCCCTGCAGGTGCCCGACGGGATCAAGAACCAGGCGCAGCTGATGGCTTACCTCAAGGCCTGGAAGCCCGAGCATGCCGCCGGCACGTACCGTACCTACGCCAACCCCAGCATCGGCATGCTGGGCGTGGTCGCGGCCAAGAGCCTGAACCGGCCGTTCAAGGCGGCCATGGAGCGGGACCTGTTTCCCAAGCTGGGCCTGACCAGCACCTACATCGACGTGCCCGCCGCCAGGATGGCGGACTACGCGCAGGGCTACAACAAGCAGGACGCGCCCGTGCGCGTGAATCCGGGCGTGCTGGCGGACGAGGCCTACGGCGTGAAGACCAGCGCGCGCGACCTGATCCGCTTCGTCGACGCGAACATGGGTTTGAACCTCGCCGATGCCGAACTGCGCGATGCGATCGCGCAGACGCACGTCGGCTATTACCAGCTGGGCGATATGACCCAGGACCTGGCCTGGGAGCAACTGCGCTATCCGGCGACGCTGGACGCGTTGCTGACGGCCAACGCCGGCAACTACAACAGCCAGAGCCAGCCGGTGGCCGCGCTGAACCCGCCGCTGCCGCCGCAGGAGGCCGTGTGGATCAACAAGACGGGTTCGACCAATGGCTTCGGCGGCTACGTGGCGTTCGTGCCGTCGAAGCGGTTGGGCATCGTGATACTGGCCAACCGCAACTATCCGAACGAGGCCAGGGTCCGGCTGGCGTACCGGATCCTGGACGAATGGGATAAATAG
- a CDS encoding 3-hydroxybutyryl-CoA dehydrogenase has translation MNEKLCVIGAGRMGVGITLSYIHAGLDVTLIDIKPRTPAEQAEYFARVRDDLRRELGILSRLGLLDASQAEIALARVRLCAREDAEADLRQARVVFEAVPERLDAKRDAFLWLGAACAPDSIIASTTSTFLVTELAELVLGPQRFLNAHWLNPAYLIPLVEVSRGPQTSEAATQGLLETLRLAGKKPVQCAPAAGYIVPRIQALAMNEAARMVEEGVASAEDIDTAVRLGFGLRFSVLGLLEFIDWGGGDILYYASRYLADAIDPRFASPALIARNMEQGRNGLRDGQGFYDYAGVDLNAYKMERLAQLCKRLEVMELLPRYDAARQPPAR, from the coding sequence ATGAACGAAAAACTGTGCGTGATCGGCGCCGGCCGCATGGGCGTGGGCATCACGCTGTCATACATCCATGCCGGACTGGACGTCACGCTGATAGACATCAAGCCGCGCACGCCCGCTGAGCAGGCCGAGTACTTTGCACGCGTGCGGGACGATCTGCGCCGCGAACTCGGCATCCTGTCCAGGCTGGGCTTGCTCGATGCCTCGCAGGCGGAGATTGCGCTGGCGCGCGTGCGCTTGTGCGCGCGCGAGGATGCCGAAGCAGACCTGCGGCAGGCGCGCGTGGTGTTCGAAGCCGTGCCCGAACGCCTGGACGCCAAGCGCGACGCCTTTCTATGGCTGGGCGCGGCCTGCGCGCCGGACAGCATCATCGCGTCGACCACCTCCACCTTTCTCGTCACCGAACTGGCGGAATTGGTGCTGGGCCCGCAACGTTTCCTGAACGCGCATTGGCTCAATCCCGCTTACCTCATTCCGTTGGTGGAAGTGAGCCGCGGCCCCCAGACCAGCGAGGCCGCGACGCAGGGCCTGCTGGAAACGCTGCGCCTGGCGGGCAAGAAGCCGGTGCAATGCGCCCCCGCCGCCGGCTACATCGTGCCCCGCATCCAGGCCCTGGCCATGAACGAAGCGGCTCGCATGGTGGAGGAAGGCGTGGCCAGCGCCGAAGACATCGACACGGCCGTGCGCCTGGGCTTCGGCTTGCGCTTCTCGGTTCTAGGGCTGTTGGAATTCATAGACTGGGGCGGCGGCGACATCCTCTACTACGCCTCGCGCTATCTCGCCGACGCCATCGATCCGCGCTTCGCCTCGCCCGCCCTCATCGCCCGCAACATGGAACAAGGGCGCAACGGGCTGCGCGACGGCCAGGGCTTCTATGACTACGCCGGCGTGGACCTGAACGCCTACAAGATGGAGCGGTTGGCGCAGTTGTGCAAGCGGCTGGAAGTGATGGAGCTGCTGCCCCGCTACGACGCGGCGCGCCAGCCGCCTGCGCGCTAG
- a CDS encoding NAD/NADP-dependent octopine/nopaline dehydrogenase family protein: MRISVIGGGHGCYAAAADLFEKGHEVRWWRRDWAAFQGLRDAGALTVTDYRGTRQLPLGDGPRQLQLVRDLAAAVADAELLVIPLPSTTHEALAQALAPLLRDGQVVFLPPGTFGCYVFARAMKDAGNSADTAFAETGTLPYLARKHGERVVVSGYATRLPTGVFPRRLSEHALAVVQRAYPSIEPVEDGLSGALMNAGPIIHPPLIMMNAGPLEHFDNWDIHNEGTQASIRRVTDALDAERIAIRAALGYAAPHFPLADHYAAEGDEWMYGRGAHGRLTDSGDWREDIDLHTHRYMLEDTRLGLSFLVSAGRWAGVPTPVAQGLLSLASAVTGRDLYAEGRTLERLGLDRLSRDGMRELLAEGC; encoded by the coding sequence ATGAGAATCAGCGTCATAGGCGGCGGCCACGGCTGCTACGCGGCGGCGGCCGACTTGTTTGAAAAAGGCCATGAGGTGCGCTGGTGGCGGCGGGACTGGGCAGCCTTCCAGGGATTGCGGGACGCGGGCGCGTTGACGGTCACCGATTATCGCGGCACGCGCCAGCTCCCGCTGGGCGACGGACCGCGGCAATTGCAGCTGGTGCGCGACCTGGCCGCGGCCGTCGCGGATGCCGAGCTGCTGGTCATACCCCTGCCGTCCACCACCCACGAAGCGCTGGCCCAGGCATTGGCGCCGCTGCTGCGCGACGGCCAGGTCGTGTTCCTGCCGCCTGGCACCTTCGGCTGCTACGTCTTCGCCCGCGCCATGAAAGACGCCGGCAATTCCGCCGATACGGCCTTCGCCGAGACCGGCACCCTGCCCTATCTGGCCCGCAAGCATGGCGAAAGAGTCGTCGTCAGCGGCTATGCCACCCGCCTGCCCACGGGCGTCTTCCCGCGCCGGCTGTCGGAGCATGCGCTGGCCGTGGTCCAGCGCGCCTACCCCAGCATCGAACCGGTAGAGGACGGGCTTTCCGGCGCGCTGATGAATGCCGGCCCCATCATCCACCCGCCGCTCATCATGATGAACGCGGGGCCGCTGGAACACTTCGACAATTGGGACATCCACAACGAAGGCACCCAGGCCTCCATCCGGCGCGTGACCGACGCGCTGGACGCGGAGCGCATCGCCATCCGCGCGGCCCTGGGCTATGCCGCGCCGCACTTCCCGCTGGCCGACCACTATGCCGCCGAAGGCGACGAATGGATGTACGGCCGCGGCGCCCACGGCCGGCTCACCGACAGCGGCGACTGGCGCGAGGACATAGACCTGCACACGCACCGCTACATGCTCGAGGACACGCGGCTCGGCCTGTCATTCCTGGTATCCGCCGGCCGCTGGGCGGGCGTGCCGACGCCTGTGGCGCAAGGCTTGCTGAGCCTGGCCAGCGCGGTGACCGGCCGCGATCTCTACGCCGAAGGACGCACGCTGGAGCGCCTGGGCCTGGACCGCCTGTCGCGCGACGGCATGCGCGAACTGCTGGCTGAAGGCTGCTGA
- a CDS encoding AraC family transcriptional regulator, translating to MTVPAAQESMFNDTNPLDRHCLLDSGNIAEIKDQVSQHLWSHRMCVPPGKSLQSRLYGVFFGNAALFDLHYGAEVEIDAGDIASYYLIRITLQGSGLITLGKRSASMNAGSLTISSPSERSVIRIGRDCRNLILRVEREALERQLQRLLERPVKQALVFDLQMDADAPGPVAVRETLDYLCRLYRHPAIEGVTQTLAAGFSDYLLTLLLTQLPHNYSEALQADRRQPLPLHVRRARDYIESHLDQPLSLMDLAAHCGVSVRTLQNGFSQFLKQSPSDYVRNQRLAQVHAALAQAGEGDSVTDILLRHGISSFGHFATHYRKRYGCLPSDTLRQGRH from the coding sequence ATGACTGTTCCCGCTGCGCAGGAAAGCATGTTCAACGACACCAATCCGCTGGACCGCCATTGCTTGCTGGACTCGGGCAACATCGCCGAGATCAAGGATCAGGTCAGCCAACACCTATGGTCGCACCGCATGTGCGTCCCTCCGGGAAAATCCCTGCAATCCCGCCTGTACGGCGTCTTCTTCGGCAATGCGGCGCTGTTCGATCTGCATTACGGCGCCGAGGTCGAGATCGACGCCGGCGACATCGCCAGCTACTACCTGATCCGCATCACGCTGCAAGGCTCCGGGCTGATCACGCTGGGCAAGCGCAGCGCCTCCATGAACGCGGGCAGCCTGACGATCTCCTCGCCCTCCGAGCGCAGCGTGATCCGCATCGGCCGCGACTGCCGCAACCTGATCCTGCGCGTCGAGCGCGAGGCGCTGGAACGCCAGTTGCAGCGGCTGCTCGAGCGCCCCGTCAAACAGGCGCTGGTGTTCGACCTGCAAATGGATGCCGACGCTCCCGGACCGGTGGCGGTGCGCGAAACGCTGGACTATCTCTGCCGGCTGTACCGCCACCCCGCCATCGAAGGCGTCACGCAGACCCTGGCCGCCGGTTTTTCCGACTACCTGCTGACGCTGCTGCTGACCCAGCTGCCGCATAACTACTCCGAGGCCCTGCAGGCGGACCGCCGCCAGCCGCTGCCGCTGCACGTGCGGCGCGCGCGCGATTACATAGAAAGCCATCTGGACCAACCGCTCTCGCTGATGGACCTGGCGGCCCACTGCGGCGTCTCCGTGCGCACGCTGCAAAACGGCTTCTCGCAGTTCCTGAAGCAGAGTCCCAGCGACTACGTGCGCAACCAGCGGCTGGCGCAGGTGCACGCGGCGCTTGCGCAGGCCGGTGAAGGCGACAGCGTCACCGACATCCTGCTGCGGCACGGCATTTCCAGCTTCGGACATTTCGCCACCCACTACCGCAAGCGCTACGGCTGCCTGCCGTCGGACACCCTGCGCCAGGGCAGGCATTAG
- a CDS encoding spinster family MFS transporter yields the protein MTDGSPRHGSKPSYAYEWYVVVICMLAYIFSFVDRQILALMIEPIKHDLQLSDTQFSLLHGLAFSLFYAFMGIPIALLADRYSRPKIIAIGVAFWSLATAACGLSRNFAQMFLARIGVGVGEAALSPATYSMLSDMFPREKLGRAVGIYSIGSFIGGGMAFLIGGYVIDLLKSVDTVTLPWIGAIRPWQVTFFIVGLPGLLIALLILLTVRDPQRLGLRRNAAGQVQKPAMKDTFRFLGRHRGTFFCHYLGFSFYAMVLFALLGWTPAFYMRKFGMSPVEAGYMLGVVVLVANTAGVFCGGWLMDWLAKRGYSDAPLRAGVIGAAGMALPAVIFTQVDSLWLSVGLLLPAMFFASFPMPTSTAAMQILPPNQLRAQVSALFLLISNLIGLGLGTTAVAMLTDRLFKNPAAVGQSMSVLVGVATVLCIGLLAAGCKHYRRSLNLEAQEAPPLAPARVSS from the coding sequence ATGACTGACGGCAGCCCGCGGCACGGATCAAAACCTAGCTACGCCTACGAGTGGTACGTCGTGGTGATATGCATGCTAGCGTACATATTTTCCTTCGTCGACAGGCAGATCCTGGCGCTGATGATCGAACCCATCAAGCACGATCTGCAGCTGTCCGACACGCAATTCAGCTTGTTGCACGGGCTGGCGTTTTCCTTGTTCTACGCCTTCATGGGCATTCCGATCGCCTTGCTGGCGGATCGCTATTCCCGGCCGAAGATCATCGCGATCGGCGTGGCCTTCTGGAGCCTGGCGACCGCGGCCTGTGGCCTGTCGCGCAATTTCGCGCAGATGTTCCTCGCGCGCATCGGCGTGGGCGTGGGCGAGGCGGCGCTGTCGCCCGCCACATACTCCATGCTCAGCGACATGTTTCCGCGCGAAAAATTGGGACGCGCCGTCGGGATCTATTCGATCGGCTCGTTCATAGGCGGCGGCATGGCCTTTCTGATCGGCGGCTATGTCATCGACCTGCTCAAGAGCGTGGACACCGTTACCTTGCCCTGGATAGGCGCAATACGGCCGTGGCAGGTGACCTTCTTCATCGTGGGGTTGCCCGGCCTGCTGATCGCGCTGCTGATCCTGCTGACCGTGCGCGATCCCCAGCGGCTGGGCTTGCGGCGCAATGCCGCGGGGCAGGTGCAGAAGCCCGCCATGAAGGACACCTTCCGCTTCCTGGGCCGCCATCGCGGCACTTTTTTCTGCCACTATCTGGGCTTCTCGTTCTATGCGATGGTGCTGTTCGCGCTGCTGGGCTGGACGCCGGCGTTCTACATGCGCAAGTTCGGCATGTCGCCCGTGGAAGCGGGCTACATGCTGGGCGTGGTGGTGCTGGTCGCCAACACCGCCGGGGTGTTCTGCGGCGGCTGGTTGATGGACTGGCTGGCCAAGCGCGGCTACAGCGATGCGCCGCTGCGCGCCGGCGTGATCGGCGCGGCGGGCATGGCCTTGCCCGCGGTGATCTTCACCCAGGTCGATTCCCTGTGGCTGTCGGTGGGCTTGCTGCTGCCCGCCATGTTCTTCGCCTCGTTTCCCATGCCGACCTCGACGGCCGCGATGCAGATACTTCCGCCCAATCAGCTGCGCGCCCAGGTGTCGGCGCTGTTCCTGCTGATCTCGAACCTGATCGGGCTGGGTCTGGGCACCACCGCGGTGGCCATGCTGACGGACCGGCTGTTCAAGAACCCGGCGGCGGTCGGGCAGTCCATGTCGGTCCTGGTCGGCGTGGCCACGGTGCTGTGCATTGGCCTGCTGGCCGCGGGCTGCAAGCACTATCGGCGCAGCCTGAACCTGGAAGCGCAAGAGGCGCCACCGCTTGCGCCCGCGCGCGTGTCTTCCTGA
- a CDS encoding DUF2242 domain-containing protein — MPRFPRSSSLALSVALVGVLAGCSSPKPEFEKEDFTQNNTYSRTVAASNVAACDAGRRALLSQGYNIDKFEGSRVTGHKNFQDENGQHTQIAFNIECASDGSANERATVFANAVQDRYSIKRTNSSASVGVSVLGQVSMPFGSSDDSLVKTGSQTVARPKFYEGFFQLLQRFLPDAQAAAAPQAPAGGRGKPQPKAAPPEPAESPDKPADTLNPAAANDASESPKAPSAGGSSSPAAPASAAPAAVAPAPTAPTPAASAPASVAPASAVPASSAPASTPTPAAPASSEAAK, encoded by the coding sequence ATGCCCCGTTTTCCCCGCAGTTCGTCGCTGGCCCTGTCCGTTGCCCTGGTGGGCGTCCTGGCGGGATGCTCATCCCCCAAGCCAGAGTTCGAAAAAGAAGACTTCACCCAGAACAACACCTACTCGCGCACCGTCGCCGCGAGCAACGTCGCCGCCTGCGACGCGGGCCGTCGCGCCTTGCTGAGCCAGGGCTACAACATCGACAAGTTCGAGGGCTCGCGGGTCACCGGGCACAAGAATTTCCAGGACGAAAACGGGCAGCACACGCAGATCGCCTTCAACATCGAATGCGCCTCCGACGGCAGTGCGAACGAACGCGCCACGGTGTTCGCCAACGCGGTGCAGGACCGCTATTCGATCAAGCGCACCAACAGCTCGGCCAGCGTGGGCGTGAGCGTGCTGGGCCAGGTGTCCATGCCATTCGGCTCCAGCGACGATTCGTTGGTGAAGACGGGCAGCCAGACGGTTGCGCGGCCCAAGTTCTATGAAGGGTTCTTCCAGCTGCTGCAGCGCTTCCTGCCGGATGCGCAGGCCGCCGCCGCGCCGCAAGCGCCCGCGGGCGGCCGTGGCAAGCCGCAACCCAAGGCCGCGCCGCCCGAGCCGGCGGAATCTCCGGACAAGCCGGCCGATACGCTGAATCCGGCGGCGGCCAATGATGCCAGTGAATCGCCGAAAGCACCGTCGGCAGGAGGTTCCAGTTCACCGGCCGCGCCTGCATCCGCCGCGCCCGCCGCCGTGGCCCCTGCGCCGACGGCTCCGACGCCCGCGGCGTCCGCGCCTGCGTCTGTTGCTCCTGCGTCTGCTGTCCCTGCATCCAGCGCACCCGCATCGACTCCCACGCCCGCCGCGCCGGCCAGCTCCGAGGCTGCCAAGTAG
- a CDS encoding CopD family protein — protein sequence MTYQLLKMLHVAAVVAWLGGSLFVSLFLLSSQPQDSEEAPKERKMLGALRRWTLYVTTPAMVLTWLVGLHLAMTFGWFAMTWIWVKVGFALALSALLGIQSAALRRMANGSARRPPLVDLYAPFTVVASAAIVTLVVVKPF from the coding sequence ATGACCTATCAACTCCTGAAAATGCTCCACGTGGCGGCCGTGGTCGCCTGGCTGGGCGGATCGCTGTTCGTGTCCTTGTTCCTGCTGTCCTCGCAGCCGCAGGACAGTGAGGAAGCCCCCAAGGAACGCAAGATGCTGGGCGCGCTGCGCCGCTGGACGCTGTACGTGACCACGCCGGCCATGGTGTTGACCTGGCTGGTCGGCCTGCATCTGGCCATGACCTTCGGCTGGTTCGCCATGACTTGGATCTGGGTCAAGGTGGGCTTCGCGTTGGCGCTGTCGGCGCTGCTCGGCATCCAGAGCGCGGCGCTGCGCCGCATGGCCAACGGCAGCGCCAGGCGTCCGCCGCTGGTGGATCTGTACGCGCCGTTCACCGTCGTCGCCTCCGCCGCCATCGTGACGCTGGTGGTCGTCAAGCCCTTCTGA
- a CDS encoding MetQ/NlpA family ABC transporter substrate-binding protein — translation MTSRFFKRLLGAVLASAAMFHGPAFSADPKPLKVGVRGGVDEQIWEVVAQVAKKNGLAVEPVVITGTASPNEALNNGDLNANAFQHIPFLNDQIKQRGYKLVSVANTLISPIAFYSKKYKSLKELPDGARVGIPNDPSNQTRALVILRDQGLITLRDGFDPATGTATLADVTSNPKKLNFVESASVVLARSLPDVDTAAIVNSFAYQAGLIATRDGIAVEKKENNPYVNIIAVREQDKNAPWVPELVKAYHSEEVRQFILSKYEGSVIPVF, via the coding sequence ATGACTTCCCGTTTCTTCAAGCGCCTGCTGGGCGCGGTGCTCGCTTCGGCGGCAATGTTCCATGGCCCGGCTTTCTCGGCCGATCCCAAGCCCTTGAAGGTGGGCGTGCGCGGCGGCGTCGACGAGCAGATCTGGGAGGTGGTGGCCCAGGTCGCCAAGAAGAACGGCCTGGCCGTGGAGCCCGTGGTGATCACCGGCACCGCCAGCCCGAACGAGGCGCTCAACAACGGCGACCTCAACGCCAACGCCTTCCAGCACATCCCTTTCCTGAACGACCAGATCAAGCAGCGCGGCTACAAGCTCGTGTCCGTGGCCAACACGCTGATCTCGCCCATCGCGTTCTACTCGAAGAAGTACAAGTCGCTGAAAGAGCTGCCCGACGGCGCCCGTGTCGGCATCCCCAACGATCCCAGCAACCAGACGCGCGCGCTGGTCATCCTGCGCGACCAGGGCCTGATCACGCTGAGGGATGGATTCGATCCGGCCACAGGCACGGCCACGCTGGCGGACGTGACCTCCAACCCCAAGAAGCTCAATTTCGTGGAGAGCGCCTCGGTGGTGCTGGCGCGCTCGCTGCCGGACGTGGATACCGCGGCCATCGTCAACAGCTTCGCCTATCAGGCCGGGTTGATCGCCACGCGCGACGGCATCGCGGTGGAGAAGAAGGAAAACAACCCCTACGTGAACATCATCGCGGTGCGTGAACAGGACAAGAACGCGCCCTGGGTGCCCGAGCTGGTCAAGGCCTACCACTCCGAGGAAGTGCGGCAGTTCATCCTGAGCAAGTACGAAGGTTCGGTGATTCCGGTTTTCTGA
- a CDS encoding methionine ABC transporter ATP-binding protein has product MQHEFSTAGLASATLQAQVLDAHIVFEGLQKRYEGVQGQVAALSDVSFSIARGEVFGIIGRSGAGKSTLLRSINMLERPSAGRVRVDGVDVGGLDENALVGLRRRIGMIFQHFNLLSAKTVAENVALPLRVAGVKPAAARARVEELLELVGLRDKADVYPAKLSGGQKQRVGIARALVHEPEILLCDEATSALDPETTQSILALLLDINRKLGLTVVLITHDMSVIREVCHKVLVLDGGRKVEEGEVWRVFGNPQADATRALLRPLQHDLPADLAARLVPDLQGREGVAVLRLRFTGQGRPDGVSLQALAALGPGATLLHGGLDRLRGHAQGSLLVSVPAGALQEEAARAALVADQIKVLGYVAADA; this is encoded by the coding sequence ATGCAACACGAATTCTCCACGGCCGGGCTGGCAAGCGCCACGCTGCAGGCCCAGGTCCTTGATGCGCACATCGTGTTCGAGGGCCTGCAAAAACGCTACGAAGGCGTGCAGGGGCAGGTGGCCGCGCTGTCCGACGTGTCGTTCTCCATTGCCCGCGGCGAGGTGTTCGGCATCATCGGACGCAGCGGCGCGGGCAAGTCCACCTTGCTGCGTTCCATCAACATGCTGGAACGGCCCAGTGCCGGCCGGGTGCGGGTGGACGGCGTGGACGTGGGCGGGCTGGACGAAAACGCGCTGGTGGGGCTGCGCCGCCGCATCGGGATGATCTTCCAGCACTTCAACCTGCTGTCCGCCAAGACGGTGGCCGAGAATGTGGCCTTGCCCTTGCGCGTGGCCGGCGTCAAGCCCGCCGCGGCGCGTGCCCGGGTGGAGGAACTGCTGGAACTGGTGGGGCTGCGCGACAAGGCCGACGTCTACCCGGCCAAGCTGTCCGGCGGCCAGAAGCAGCGCGTGGGCATCGCCCGCGCGCTGGTGCACGAGCCGGAGATCCTGCTGTGCGACGAAGCCACCTCGGCGCTGGACCCCGAGACCACGCAGTCCATCCTGGCCCTGCTGCTGGACATCAACCGCAAGCTGGGCCTGACGGTGGTGCTGATCACGCACGACATGTCGGTGATCCGCGAGGTCTGCCACAAGGTGCTGGTGCTGGACGGCGGCCGCAAGGTCGAGGAGGGCGAGGTCTGGCGCGTGTTCGGCAACCCCCAGGCCGATGCCACGCGGGCTTTGTTGCGGCCCTTGCAGCACGACCTGCCGGCGGACTTGGCGGCGAGGCTCGTGCCCGACCTGCAGGGCCGCGAGGGCGTGGCCGTGCTGCGATTGCGCTTTACGGGGCAAGGGCGTCCGGATGGCGTGTCCTTGCAGGCGCTGGCCGCGCTCGGCCCCGGCGCGACGCTGCTGCATGGCGGGCTGGACCGCCTGCGCGGCCATGCCCAGGGCAGCCTGCTGGTGTCGGTGCCGGCGGGCGCATTACAGGAAGAGGCCGCGCGCGCCGCGCTGGTGGCCGATCAGATCAAGGTGCTGGGTTATGTCGCTGCCGATGCTTGA
- a CDS encoding methionine ABC transporter permease, with protein sequence MSLPMLDKYLQAFLQTLAMVSVSAVIAIVLGLSLAVVLTVTAPGNLYPRPRFNKVLSVTVNTFRAIPFIILLVAMLPFTRFLVGTTLGTWAAIVPLSANLVPFFARIAQVSLNDVDHGLVEAARAMGCRRWHIVRHVLLPEALPGIIGGMTVSVIAMINASAMAGAVGAGGLGDLAIRYGYERYETRVMFEVIVILIALVSIVQFTGEWLSRRADHKR encoded by the coding sequence ATGTCGCTGCCGATGCTTGATAAATACCTGCAGGCTTTCCTGCAGACCCTGGCGATGGTGAGCGTATCCGCCGTCATCGCCATCGTTCTCGGCCTCTCGCTGGCCGTGGTGCTGACTGTCACCGCGCCAGGCAATCTGTATCCCAGGCCGCGCTTCAACAAGGTCCTGTCGGTGACGGTAAACACCTTCCGCGCCATTCCCTTCATCATCCTGCTGGTGGCGATGCTGCCGTTCACGCGCTTTCTGGTGGGCACCACGCTGGGTACCTGGGCCGCCATCGTGCCGCTGTCGGCCAACCTGGTGCCGTTTTTCGCGCGCATCGCCCAGGTCAGCCTGAACGACGTGGACCACGGCCTGGTGGAAGCGGCCAGGGCCATGGGCTGCCGCCGCTGGCACATCGTGCGCCATGTGCTGCTGCCGGAAGCCTTGCCGGGCATCATCGGCGGCATGACCGTCAGCGTCATCGCCATGATCAACGCGTCGGCCATGGCGGGCGCGGTGGGCGCCGGCGGCCTGGGCGACCTGGCGATCCGCTATGGCTACGAACGCTACGAGACCCGCGTGATGTTCGAGGTGATCGTGATCCTGATCGCGCTGGTCTCCATCGTGCAGTTCACCGGCGAATGGCTGTCGCGCCGCGCCGACCACAAACGCTGA